A genomic region of Desulfomicrobium escambiense DSM 10707 contains the following coding sequences:
- a CDS encoding DUF2207 domain-containing protein, whose product MRSRLVLAFLLTFVVACPLYAQTERILDFTSTVVIDPDGSLVVTENITVLAAGDQIRRGIVREFPTTYQGADGKTVRVGFTLADVRRDGRPEPYHTESRSNGVAIYIGQKDVILAPGTYTYTLTYSTTRQLGFFRDHDELYWNVNGNGWRLPLDRVGCVVHLPGGAASLEAVAYEGPQGSTDSRNFAAGENRVVFDSSRPYAPGEGLTIAVSWPKGFVTEPPAPGVAETIMAEGGSLAFVGFGAALLLTYYLLAWLRVGRDPAKGVIIPRFAPPKGFSPAMVRMLWRMKFDNTAFTAGIVNIAVKGGLRIADNASVRLELAERAPADLSAGERAVWDELRKAGPSVELKNTNHKVVSRARQAMKDKLGKELSSTYFLANSGWVAPGVVITLATVGAMAFGADVPPVVLFLCVWLTGWTFGCVTLLRRAFAAWQARGVMGKVGAMALLAFSLPFLGGEVMGLSFLLSQTGLAPGAVFLGMILTNAVFYELLKAPTQAGRRVLDEIEGFRLYLSVAEEDRLNFIHPPDETPELFEKFLPYAMALDVENEWGERFADILSRAGYEPGWYAGRHWNSLHPGGFATGLGSGVSSAVSSASSAPGSSSGMGGGGSSGGGGGGGGGGGW is encoded by the coding sequence ATGCGCAGCAGACTTGTTCTGGCGTTTCTCCTGACGTTTGTCGTCGCCTGTCCGCTGTACGCCCAGACGGAGCGTATCCTCGATTTCACCTCCACGGTCGTCATCGACCCCGACGGGTCCCTCGTGGTTACGGAGAACATCACGGTCCTGGCGGCGGGGGATCAGATCAGGCGCGGCATCGTGCGCGAGTTTCCGACCACGTACCAGGGCGCGGACGGGAAGACCGTGCGGGTGGGCTTCACCCTCGCCGACGTCCGGCGCGACGGGCGGCCCGAGCCCTACCACACGGAAAGCAGGTCCAACGGCGTGGCGATCTACATCGGGCAGAAGGACGTCATCCTTGCGCCCGGTACCTACACGTACACCCTGACTTACTCGACGACCCGCCAGCTGGGCTTCTTCCGGGATCACGACGAGCTCTACTGGAACGTGAACGGCAACGGCTGGCGGCTGCCCCTGGACCGGGTCGGCTGCGTCGTGCACCTGCCGGGCGGGGCCGCGTCCCTGGAGGCCGTGGCCTACGAGGGACCCCAGGGCAGCACGGATAGCCGGAATTTCGCGGCCGGTGAGAACCGCGTCGTCTTCGACTCGTCCCGGCCGTACGCTCCAGGCGAAGGCCTGACCATCGCGGTGTCCTGGCCCAAGGGCTTCGTGACCGAGCCTCCTGCGCCCGGCGTGGCCGAGACGATCATGGCCGAGGGCGGAAGCCTTGCGTTCGTCGGCTTCGGGGCCGCCCTGCTCTTAACCTACTACCTGCTGGCCTGGCTCAGGGTCGGCCGGGACCCGGCCAAGGGCGTGATCATCCCTCGCTTCGCCCCGCCCAAGGGTTTTTCGCCGGCCATGGTGCGCATGCTGTGGCGCATGAAATTCGACAACACGGCCTTCACGGCGGGCATCGTGAACATCGCGGTCAAGGGCGGTCTCAGGATAGCGGATAACGCCAGCGTGCGGCTCGAACTCGCCGAGCGGGCCCCTGCCGATCTGTCCGCCGGAGAGCGGGCGGTCTGGGACGAGCTGCGCAAGGCCGGCCCTTCCGTGGAGCTTAAGAACACCAACCACAAGGTCGTGAGCCGGGCCCGGCAGGCCATGAAGGACAAGCTCGGCAAGGAGCTGTCCTCTACGTATTTCCTGGCCAATTCGGGCTGGGTGGCCCCAGGTGTGGTCATCACCCTGGCCACGGTCGGGGCCATGGCCTTCGGTGCGGACGTTCCGCCCGTGGTTCTTTTCCTCTGCGTCTGGCTGACGGGCTGGACCTTCGGCTGCGTCACGCTGCTGCGCAGAGCCTTTGCCGCCTGGCAGGCGCGGGGCGTCATGGGCAAGGTCGGGGCCATGGCGCTTTTGGCCTTTTCCCTGCCTTTCCTGGGCGGGGAGGTCATGGGCCTGAGTTTCCTGCTCAGCCAGACCGGCCTGGCGCCTGGCGCCGTCTTTCTGGGGATGATCCTGACCAACGCCGTCTTCTACGAGCTGCTCAAGGCCCCGACCCAGGCCGGCCGCCGCGTCCTCGACGAGATCGAGGGGTTTCGGCTCTACCTGTCCGTGGCCGAGGAGGACCGCCTCAATTTCATCCACCCGCCCGACGAGACGCCGGAACTCTTCGAGAAGTTCCTGCCCTACGCCATGGCCTTGGATGTGGAGAACGAGTGGGGCGAACGGTTCGCCGACATCCTGAGCCGGGCGGGGTACGAGCCGGGGTGGTATGCCGGGCGCCACTGGAATTCGTTGCACCCCGGCGGCTTCGCGACGGGCCTGGGCAGCGGCGTGTCGTCGGCCGTGTCCTCGGCCTCTTCCGCTCCGGGGAGTTCTTCGGGCATGGGCGGGGGCGGCTCCTCGGGCGGCGGTGGAGGCGGCGGCGGAGGCGGCGGCTGGTAG
- a CDS encoding LemA family protein, translating into MIGLVVVLGLVAAVVLWAVAVYNGLVRMRNMVEEAWSGIDVQLKRRTDLIPNLVSTVKGYAAHEKGTLEEVIRLRGLAQNAHGVGETAQAQGLLGQALGKLFALAENYPDLKANANFAQLQASLGEIEEQIQLARRYYNGAVRNLNIAVESFPSNLIAGHFGFAKAEFFELESAAERAVPTVAF; encoded by the coding sequence ATGATCGGTCTCGTCGTGGTGCTCGGTCTGGTCGCGGCAGTGGTTCTGTGGGCCGTCGCGGTCTACAACGGCCTGGTGCGGATGCGCAACATGGTGGAGGAAGCCTGGAGCGGCATCGACGTGCAGCTCAAGCGGCGCACGGATCTGATTCCCAACCTCGTGTCCACGGTCAAGGGCTACGCGGCCCACGAGAAGGGCACGCTGGAGGAGGTCATCCGGCTGCGGGGGCTGGCCCAGAACGCCCACGGCGTGGGCGAGACGGCCCAGGCCCAGGGGCTTCTTGGCCAGGCCTTGGGCAAGCTCTTCGCTCTTGCCGAGAATTACCCGGACCTGAAGGCCAACGCCAACTTCGCCCAGCTGCAGGCCTCCCTGGGCGAGATCGAGGAACAGATCCAGCTGGCTCGCCGCTACTACAACGGCGCCGTGCGCAACCTGAACATCGCCGTGGAGTCCTTTCCGTCCAACCTGATCGCCGGGCACTTTGGGTTCGCCAAGGCCGAGTTCTTCGAACTGGAGAGCGCGGCGGAACGGGCCGTGCCCACGGTTGCGTTCTAG